The genome window TCACCGCCGCCGGAGGCTGCGGCGGCACGTCACCCCCACCGCGCGGTCGGGGCACCGCGCCGGGGTGCGGGCCGGGCCTAGCGGGGCGGGCGATCGAGTGGCCAGCGCCGGGCGGCTCCCCGGAGCCGCTCGCCGGTTCGCGGGTGGCGGCCCTGGCGGGCCGCTCCTCCTCCGGGCCCACGGACTCCCCCGACCGGTTCCGCCCCGGGGTGGCCGGCGGACTCGGCGCGCCGTCGTCCTGGTCCGCCGGCGGGGCGCTGCCCGCCGGTCCGGGGCCCCCGTCACCCATCGGGGCGGTCGGCGGGCGCGGCCCTCCCGACGGTTCGTCAGGCCGGGCTCCGTGCTCCCCGTCCGGCAGCTGCGACGCGTCGTCGGCGACCGGCGCGTAGAGCCTTCGGGCCCGCTCGGCGCGGACGATGCTGAGCAGGCCGTCGGGCGGCAGGCTGGTGTTCAGCGACTCGTGGAGCAGGATCGCCAGGGTGTAGTCCGGGTCGAGTTCCAGCGCCATGCCCAGGACCACCCGGCTGGTCGCGGTGTCGCCGGCCAGCCAGGAGGTCCAGGCCAGCAGGGTCAGCGGCGCCTTGGCGTACTCGGTGTGCGGCGCGACGCAACGACGGGCCAGGTAGCGCCAGAGCCGCTGGGCCGCGACCAACTCGTCGGGCTCCGCGTACTCGGCGGCGCGGTCACGACTGGGCTTGTCCAGCAGGCCGACGATCAGCTGGGCGCTCTGCTCGGGGGTGAGCCGCGGCAGGCCGGAACGGCTCTCGGCCATGGCCTGCTCCAGCAGCTCGACGGTGGCGGCGAAGGCGCGCTCCGCGCCGTCCTTCTCGGTCATCAGCTGTTCGCAGGCGCGCGCCAACTCCTGCTTGAGGGCGGCTCGCTGGACGTCGGACTCGGGCGGGCCGATCGGCGCGAGGCCGGCGGCGATGGCGCGGCGGCTGCCGCGCGGGGCGAGGCCCGCGTAGGTGGCCGCGGCCACCACGGCGCGCGGCTCCCGGCTGGTGTAGACGGCGGTGCCGCGCGGCGAGCAGCAGGCCGGGTCGGTGCAGAGGAAGGACCACCAGCGGCCGGCCGAGAGGCAGAGCGACTCCTTGACCGGCAGGCCCAGCTCCCGGAAGGCGAGCAGCAGGTGGTCGGCCAGCGGACGCAGGGCCGGGGCGGGCGGCGAGCCGTCGGGCTCGGGCTCGCGGCAGAGGTAGATCAGCACCGCCTCCGGGGTGCGGCCGCGCTCCTTGGAGAGCTCGACCAGCAGCCTGGCGACGTCCGTGGCGGTCTCGGACCAGCTCCGCTCGTCGTCGGGGATGTCGAGCCGGATCGCGCCGCCCTGCCGCAGCTCGGGGCCGTGCAGTCCGATCACGACCAGGCTGTCGTCGGGGTAGAAGCCGAGCAGGTAGGGCAGCATCGCGGCCATGTCGGCCGGGCCGCGCATCCGGAGCACGTGCTGGCCGTCGAAGCGGCCGGCGGGGGTGGTGGAGTCGTCGTGGGTCATGGCGGAAGCCTGCGACGGCTCCGGCCGCGAGCGGTGAAATTTCCGCCGGCCTGTGGACAACCCCGGGCCTGTGGACAACGCGAGCACACCGAGTTCCGCCGAATGGGTGAACTGGACTGCTGGGAGGCCGAGTTGTCCACAGCTTCGAAGGCTTTTTCGCGCTCTGTCGCCCGCACGGGGTTTCATAGGTGCCATGAACCAGCCGATCCACACCCCCGCTCCGCTCCCCGGCGACCACGGCTCCGCCACCGGGACGGCCGACCGCGCGGCCGTCCGGGACCGTGCCGAGGCCGTGCTGCGCGAGCTCGCCGGGCCGGCCGCCCGCCTGCGGGAGGACCAGTGGCTGGCGATCGAGGCCCTGGTGGTCGACCGTCGCAGAGCGCTGGTGGTGCAGCGCACCGGCTGGGGCAAGTCGGCCGTCTACTTCATCGCCACCGCGCTGCTCCGCTCGGCCGGCGCCGGGCCGACGGTGATCGTCTCGCCGCTGCTGGCGCTGATGCGCAATCAGGTGGAGTCCGCCGGGCGGGCCGGGATCCACGCACGAACCATCAACTCGGCCAACCCCGAGGAGTGGGAGGGGATCCAGGCCGAGGTGGCGGCCGGCACGGTGGACATCCTGCTGGTCAGCCCCGAGCGCCTGAACAACCCCGACTTCCGTGACCAGGTGCTGCCGAAGCTGGCGGCCTCGACCGGCCTGCTGGTGGTCGACGAGGCGCACTGCATCTCCGACTGGGGTCACGACTTCCGCCCCGACTACCGCCGGCTGCGCACCATGCTGGCGGACCTGGCCCCCGGCGTGCCGGTGCTGGCGACCACCGCGACGGCCAACGCCCGGGTCACCGAGGACGTCGCCGACCAGCTCGGCACCGGGGCGGCCGACGGTCGGGCGCTGGTGCTGCGCGGCCCGCTCGACCGGGAGAGCCTGAGCCTGGCGGTGCTCCAGCTGTCCGACCCCGCGCACCGGCTGGCGTGGCTGGCCGACCACCTGGACGAGCTCCCGGGCTCGGGCATCATCTACACCCTGACGGTGGCGGCGGCGGAGGAAGTCACCGAGTTCCTGCGCGGGCGCGGGTTCCCGGTCGCCTCCTACTCCGGCCGCACCGAGGACGCAGAGCGCCGCACCGCCGAGGCCGACCTGCTGGCCAACCGGGTCAAGGCGCTCGTCGCGACCTCCGCCCTGGGCATGGGCTTCGACAAGCCCGACCTCGGCTTCGTGGTCCACCTCGGCTCCCCCGGTTCCCCGATCGCCTACTACCAGCAGGTCGGCCGGGCCGGCCGAGGGGTGGACCGGGCCGAGGTCCTGCTGCTCCCCGGCCGCGAGGACGAAGCGATCTGGCGCTACTTCGCCTCCCTGGGCTTCCCGCCCGAGGAGCAGGTGCGCCGCACCCTGGAGGCGCTGGCCGAGGCCGGTCGGCCGCTCTCCACCGCCGCCCTGGAGACCCGGGTGGACCTGCGCCGGGCGCGACTGGAGACCATGCTCAAGGTGCTCGACGTGGACGGGGCGGTGCGCCGGGTGCGCGGTGGCTGGCTGGCCACCGGTGAGCCGTGGGTCTACGACGGTCCGCGCTACGCCAAGGTGGCCAGGGCCCGGGCCGACGAGCAGCAGGCGATGCGCGAGTACGCGAGCGGCCAGCGCTGCCGGATGGAGTTCCTCAGGCTGCAGCTGGACGACGAGGAGGCCGCGCCCTGCGGCCGGTGCGACGTCTGCGCCGGCCCCCGGCACGAAGCCGGTGTCTCGGACGAGGCGCTGGCGGCGGCCCGGGCCGCGCTCGGCCGACCCGGCGTCAGTTTCGAGCCGCGCCGGCTCTGGCCCACCGGGATGGATGCGCTCGGGGTCGCGCTCAAGGGCAAGATCCCGGCGGACGAACAGGCCCAGACCGGGCGGGCGCTGGGCCGGCTATCCGACATCGGCTGGGGCGGACGGCTGCGCGCCATGCTCGGCGAGGGCGCGCCCGATGCCGCGGTGCCCAAGGACGTGCTGGACGCGCTGGTCACGGTGCTGAGCGACTGGGCGCGCGGTCCGGGCGGCTGGGCCGGCGCCGAGCCGGATACCGCCCGGCCGGTCGGCGTGGTGGCGATGGCCTCGGCCACCCGGCCCGCGCTGATCTCCTCGCTCGCCGAGCAGATCGCGCGGATCGGGCGGCTGCCGCTGCTCGGTCGGATCGAGTACCTGCACGGTGAGCCTCCGGCCGGTGCCCGCAGCAACAGTGCCCAGCGGCTGAAATCGCTCTCGGGGGCACTGTTGGTGCCCCCGCCGCTGGCTGCGGCCCTCGCCGAGCTCGACGGCCCGGTACTGCTCGTCGACGACCTCGTCGACAGCGGATGGACCGTCACCGTGGCCACCAGGCTGCTCCGCCAGCACGGTGCGAAGGGGGTGTTGCCGCTGGTCCTGGCCGTGCAGGCCTGAGCCGCGGAGCGACCGTCCGGGCCGTCGCGCAGCGGTCATTCGGACCGACCGGAGGGACTCTGCGCCATTTGGCGAATAAATCCGGTGAATCACATGATTTCCGGCGGCGTTCGTCAGTTCATCGTTGCCGCACGGTCCTTCTGCCGTGAGAATTGCAGGGTACCCGGAAGTCGGTCCTCAGGACCCTACTTCGGCGTACGCACACGCCCGCGCTACGCGGGCCGGAAGGAGGACCATGATCCACGGCATCGACCGCGGTCAGCTTTCCTCCGCCACGGGTCGGAGCCTCGACCTGGAAAGCTGGGCGAACGCGGGGGTGCCGTTGCTGGGCGACCCGCGCGACCTGGTCACCGAGCTGCACCAGCGTCATCTCCCGCAGCCCGGGACCAGTGTGATCGCCGTGCTGGAGCGTGACCACCGAGTGGTCGCCTCAGCCTCGGTCACCACTCGCCCGCACGTGACGGACGGCTGGCACCACCGAAACGCGCTGCTCGGCCAGCTGCGCAAGGTCACGCCGCACGACCTGAGACTCCCCTGTCCGCGCCGCACCGCCGTCCTGCTGCACTGCCGTGACGGCGAGCCCGGTTGGTCCGAGCCCGACGGGGCCTGGATGTGGGCCCTGCGGGACGCGGCCTCGCTGCACGGGCTGCGCTGCGGTGCCTACGTCGCATTGACTCCGGACGGCTGGCACGTCTTCGGCGAGGGTCGCCACGGCCGCACCCCGCACTCCGCCTCCTGGGCGGAGCGCCCGGTGCGCACCGTCTCCGAGCTGACCCGGCATCGGTCGGTGGTCGGCCGGGTCCACCGGCTCGACCGGGAGCCGGCCCCGGCCAGGATCTGGACCGCCGCCGAGGCGCGCACCGAGGCGGCCCGCCGCGCGGCCAACTGACCCGGCCGACCGAGCGCCGCCTGACGCGTGGTCAGGCGACGCTCCGCCAGCAGCGCTCGTCCAGCGGCCGGAGGGCGGCCGTTCATGAGGCGACCCGCTGATGGGGTGACCGCGCCGGGGAGCCGTTGACCGACCCGCCGCACACCGATCACCACAGGCCGTTCGCCTGCCGACCGCCCACCTTCCGGGCAGCACGAAGCCACCGCCCCGGCGAGACGTTCCAGCCGACGACCCGACCGGCCCGACGACCCGACCGGCCCGACAGCCCGACCGGCCCGACGACCCGACCGGCCCGACAGCCCGACCGGCCCGACGACCCGACAGCCCGCCTGGCCCGACGACCGGTCACCGTCAGGCCGGAACGGCCTGCCCCTCGGTGGCCGGCACCTCGGGCAGCTGCGCCGTGGCGCCGCAGACCACGAGCAGCGAGCCGGCGTGGGTGCGCGCCTTCTCCAGTGCGAGGACGCAGCGACCGGCGTCGGCCGTGTCCAGCACCAGGACGACCACCTCGCGCCGGGCGGGCCGGGTGAGCGCGACGTCGGCGTAGAAGACGTCCGCGCCCTCCGCGAGCTGGGCCCAGTAGCGGTCCGCGCCGAAGGAGAGCTCGTGCTGCTGCCACGGGTGCGGCTGATCGGCAGTCAGGACCAGGATGTCGCCGGGATTGCGGCCCGACTCCAGCAGCAGGTCCACTGCCTCGTCGGCCCGCTCCAGCGCCGCCTCCGGTGCGACCGGCACCAGCTGCACGGCCGTACCGCCGGCCGACGCGGAAGCCGCCGAGGCCGGGACTGGAGTCGGTACCGAAGTCGGGGTCGGCCGCGGAGTGGGCTTGGGGATCTGCGCCCCGCGCGCACCGGGCTTCACCGGTGCGGGCTTGGCCGCCGCGGGCTTCGCCGGCCCGGGCTTGGCCGGCACCGGACGCGGACCCGGTCGGGGCCCGGGCACCGGAGCGGCCCCGGGGCGTGCCGCCGCGCCCGACGCGGCAGCGGCGCCGGGCCGGGCAGCGGTGGGGCCGGCACCGGCGGCGGGTGCTGCGGAAGTGGTTGCGACAGGGGACGCCTTGCTGGCGGCAGGCGTGTTGGGGGCTTCTGCGTCCGACTCGCGGGGGAAGGGAACGCCGTGGCCCGGGATGCTCTCGTGAATCTCCGGCTCCTCGGGGAAGACAGGCATACCCGGATATCTATCAAATGCCGGTCGGATGCGCACGGGCGCCCCACCAATTGGGCTGCCGAGCCGCGACCCGATCAGCGGAACGTGCTGCCCCGAACACTCCTGATGATCAGTCAGAAGCCCAGCGTGAGCTGTTCGTCGCCGTCCGCTTCCCTAGTGCGCTTGAGGTGGCTCCAGCGCGGCAGGGCGTCGAGGTAGGCCCAGGAGAGCCGGTGGAGGTCGGTCGGACCGTGTTCCTCCAGTGCCGCCTTGTGCACCGGGGACGGGTACCCGGCGTTCTCCGCGAAGCCGTACTCCGGGTAGTCCGGCGCCAACTCCGCCATCAGCCCGTCCCGGTGGACCTTGGCGAGCACCGAGGCGGCCGCCACGCAGACGCAGCTCTGGTCGCCCTTGATCACCGTGCGCACCCGCCACGGGCCGCCGAGGTAGTCGTGCTTGCCGTCCAGGATCACCGCGTCCGGCACCACCGGCAGCGCCTCCAGCGCACGCACCGCGGCCAGCCGCAGCGCCGCCGTCATGCCGAGTTCGTCACATTCCTGCGCGGAGGCCTGTCCGATCGCCGAGGCGGTGACCCAGTCGGCCAGCACCGGGGCGAGCAGTTCGCGGCGGCGCGGGGTGAGCAGCTTGGAGTCGGTCAGCCCCTCCGGCGCCTTGCGCATCCCGGTGACCGCGGCGCCCACCGTGACCGGGCCGGCCCAGGCACCGCGACCGACCTCGTCGAGTCCCACCACCACGCTCGCTCCGGCTCGGCGCAGCGAGCGCTCCACGCTGTGGGTCGGCGGCTGGTAGGGCATCGCGGTCGGTTCCGTTCCGGGTAGTGACGGGCAATGACGAGCAAAGACGAGCAGTGGCGAGTGGTGGCGGGCGCGGGACCAGTCCGGCTCCCGCGCCCTCCACCCTACGACCGCCCACTCCCGAGCTTCACCGCCCTGGTCCGCCCGTCACCACCCCGGTCGGCACGTCACCACCCCGGCCCGCCCGTCAGCAAGCCGGTCAGCCCTTCACCGACCCCGCCAGCAGCCCGCGCACGAAGTACCGCTGGAGCCCGAAGAACACCCCGAGCGGCACGATCATCGACAGGAACGCCCCGGCCGTGAGCAGTTCCCAGTGCCCGCCGAACGAACCGGAGAGCTGCGCCAGGCGCACCGTCATCGGCGCCACCTGCGGGGTGCCGCCGGCGAAGGTCAGCGCCACCAGCAGGTCGTTCCAGACCCAGAGGAACTGGAAGATCGCGAAGGAGGCCAGCGCCGGCGTGCAGAGCGGCAGCACGATCGACCGGAAGATCCGGAAGTGCGAGGCGCCGTCCACCACCGCCGCTTCCATCAGGTCCCTGGGCAGTTGGGAGATGAAGTTGTGCAGCAGGAACACCGCGAGCGGCAGCGCGAACATGGTGTGCGCGAGCCAGACCGGCGTGTAGGTGTCCTTGAGGCTGAGCGCCGGGATCACCGTGACCGAGCCCAGGTGCGCGCCCCGGGAGAAGAGTTGGAGCAGCGGGATCAACGCCATCTGCAGCGGCACCACTTGCAGCGCGAAGATCACGAAGAACAGCGTGTCGCTGCCCTTGAACTTCACCCAGGCCAGGGCGTACGCCGCCATCGCCGCCAGCAGCAGCGGGAAGACGGTGGCCGGCACCGCGATCGCCAACGAGTTGACCAGGTACGGCATCAGCCCGCCGCTGACCCCGAACCCGCCCTCGAACAGCACCGAGTGGTAGTTGTCGAGGGTCAGCTGCGGATGGCTGAGCACGGTCCACCACCCGCTGTCCGCCACGTCCTGCTTGGGCCGCAGCGAGGTGACCAGCAGCCCCAGCGTCGGAATGGTCCAGAGCACCGTCAGCACGATCACGAAGAGCGAGGCCAGCGGGCTGCTGAAGGACTTCCGCACCGCCTTGACCGGTGGCACGGCAGGCGGGGCCGCTGAGCCCGCGGATGCCGCGGAACCCGGCTCGGGCACCGCGTCGGAGACCGGACTGCTGCTCATCGGTGACCACGCTCCTTCCGCAGCTGGACGATGTTGTAGCCGACCAGCGGCAGCACCGCGAGGAAGAGCAGCACCGCGAGCGCACTCCCCCGGCCGACGTTGAACTCGGTGAACGACTGCGAGTACATCTCGTTGGCCAGCACCTGGGTGCCGAAGTTGCCCCCGGTCATGGTGCGCACGATGTCGAAGGCCTTCAGCGTGATCAGCAGCACCGTGGTGAGCACCACCACCAGGGTGGTGCGGATCATCGGCACCGTGACGTACCAGAAGAGCTTGAACCCGCTCGCCCCGTCCAGCCGGGCGGCCTCGGTGATCTCGTCCGGGATCGCCTTGATCGCCGCCGAGAGCACCACCATGGCGAACCCGGTCTGCACCCAGACCATCACCACCATCAACAGGAAGGTGTTCAGCGGCTGGGCGAGGATCCAGTTCGGCGGGTGCCGCCAGCCGAGCCAGATCGCGAGCTGGCTGAGCAGCCCGATCTGCGCCTGCCCCGAATCGCGCGAGTCGTAGACGAACTTCCAGATGATGCTCGCGCCGACCAGCGAGATCGCCATCGGCATGAAGATCAGCGACTTGTAGAGCGACTGCCGGCGCAGCCGGTCCACCAGCAGCGCCAGCGCCAGCCCGAGCCCGGTGGCCGCCACCGGGACGACCACCAGCCAGAGCAACGTGGTGAGCAGCACCTGGTGGATGTCGTCGCTGCCGAACGCCCAGCTGTAGTTGCGCAGGCCGACGAACCTGCTGCTGTCGTCGTTGCGCAGGCTGAGGTAGCCGGTCCGCAGCAGCGGCACGACCAGCCCGACCAGCACCAGCAGCACCGTCGGCCCGAGCAGGACCAGGACCGCCAGCGGCCGCCCGAACCGGCCGGTGGCCCGGCCCGCCGCGAAGAAGACGAGCAGCAGCACCGCGAGGAACCCGGCGATCGCGCCGGCACTGTTGCCGAGCTTGATCACCGCGTCGTCCCAGCCGGAGGCGAGCAGCGCCGTGGTCGCGCCGGCTCCGGCCCGCCCGGCCGGAACGGGACCCGTGAGCAGCATCCGGCGCTCCTACTGCGGCCAGGCGGAGTCGATGTCGCGGGCGGTCTGCTGGATCGACTGCCCCTCCGCGAACCAGGCGGTCAGCGACTTCCACTCCTGCCCGGAGCCGACGGCGGCCGGCATCATGTCGGAGGCGTCGAACCGGAAGGTCGCCGTGGGGTCGGTCAGTTCGGCGGCCGAGAGCTGGTCGATCGGGTCGGTGTACAGGCTCTTGTCCACGCCCTGGTTGGCCGAGACCCAGCCGGTCGCGTTCGGCACCTTGATCCGGGAGTCGGCCCAGGCCGCCGTGGAGAGGTAGTCCTGCACCGCGCGCACCTCGGGCCGGTCCGAGAAGGCGGTGACGAACTCGCCGCCGCCCTCCACCGGGTTGGGGATCGCCGGGTTCACGGCGGGCAGGTGGAAGGCGTAGACGTCGCCGTCCGGCCCGACCTTGGTGCCCTTGGGCCACTGCGCCTCGTAGAACGAGGCCTGCTGGAGCATCCAGCACTTGCCGGTGAGGATCGGGCCGCCGGCGTCCTGGAAGGTGGTGGTGGCGATGGACTTCACGTCGCCGAAGCCGCCGTTGACCCAGGCCGGGTTCTGCATCCAGTTCGCCACCGTCTGCATGGCCCCGGTGATCTGCGGGTCGCTGAACTTGATCTTGTGGCTGACCCACTGGTCGTAGACGTCCCCGCCCTGGCCGCCGAGCACCACCTCCTCCAGCCAGTCGGTGGCCGGCCAGCCGGTCGCGGTGCCCGAGCCGATCCCGCCGCACCACGGCTTGCTCCCGTTGGTGCCGGACTTGGCGATGGTGTCGCTGAGCTTCATCAGGTCGGCCCAGGTCGTCGGCACCTGGTAGCCGGCCTTCTTGAACGCGGAGGGCGAGTACCAGACCAGCGACTTCATGTTGGCGCTCATCGGGGCCGCGTAGAAGACGCCGTCGACCGAGCCGTAGGTCTTCCAGACCGGGCTCCACTTGTTCTCGTTGGCCACCGTGGTGGCGTCCGGCTTCTTGACCTGACCGGTCTTCACCATCTGTGCCAGCAGCCCCGGTTGGGGGATGATCGCGAGGTCGGGCGCCTGGCCGCCGTTGACCCGGACCGGCAGTTGGGACTCGAAGTCGTTGGATCCCTCGTAGGAGATCTTGATCCCGGTGCAGGAGCTGAACTTCGCCCAGGACTGCTGCAGCGAGTCCGACTCGGGGCTGAGGATCGACGCGAACATCGTCACCGTGGTGCCCGAATGCCCGGCGTACGGCTGGTACTCGGCGCAGTCGCCGGCGAGGGTGGCGGATCCGCCGCCACCCCCACCGGTGCTGCTGGAACTGTTGGAACAGGCGGCCACCAGGGCCAGCCCCAGAACCGCGGGGGCGACGATCAGTTGCTGACGGAACCGGCTACTCGGACTTGGGCTCATCACGTTCTCCTGCGGCCTCGGCACGAACGGAACGGAACGAACACACGGCGCGGCGCTGAACGACTAAGCGGGACTGGTCGGTCGGTCGACTGGTCCGTTGACGTTAACGCACTGATCATCAGCCGCCAAGGGAGCGAACCGGGAACCGTTCGGGCATGGTCCGTGGAGGCGCGGGAGGTGTCAGTACACCTGTCAGTACAGCTGTCAGCACAGCTGTCAGTACAGCCGGACCGGCAGCTCCTGGAGGCTGTTCACCACCACCGAGGCGGTCGGCCGCAGCTCACCGTCCGGCACCGCGAGCGCCAGCCCGGGGAACCGCTCGAACAGCGCGGGCAGCGCGACCT of Kitasatospora viridis contains these proteins:
- a CDS encoding DUF4192 domain-containing protein, producing MTHDDSTTPAGRFDGQHVLRMRGPADMAAMLPYLLGFYPDDSLVVIGLHGPELRQGGAIRLDIPDDERSWSETATDVARLLVELSKERGRTPEAVLIYLCREPEPDGSPPAPALRPLADHLLLAFRELGLPVKESLCLSAGRWWSFLCTDPACCSPRGTAVYTSREPRAVVAAATYAGLAPRGSRRAIAAGLAPIGPPESDVQRAALKQELARACEQLMTEKDGAERAFAATVELLEQAMAESRSGLPRLTPEQSAQLIVGLLDKPSRDRAAEYAEPDELVAAQRLWRYLARRCVAPHTEYAKAPLTLLAWTSWLAGDTATSRVVLGMALELDPDYTLAILLHESLNTSLPPDGLLSIVRAERARRLYAPVADDASQLPDGEHGARPDEPSGGPRPPTAPMGDGGPGPAGSAPPADQDDGAPSPPATPGRNRSGESVGPEEERPARAATREPASGSGEPPGAGHSIARPARPGPHPGAVPRPRGGGDVPPQPPAAVTPQPGRGPVPGGRARRPARAPGRRVRRLSHLTGGRHGTGESGSLG
- a CDS encoding RecQ family ATP-dependent DNA helicase; amino-acid sequence: MNQPIHTPAPLPGDHGSATGTADRAAVRDRAEAVLRELAGPAARLREDQWLAIEALVVDRRRALVVQRTGWGKSAVYFIATALLRSAGAGPTVIVSPLLALMRNQVESAGRAGIHARTINSANPEEWEGIQAEVAAGTVDILLVSPERLNNPDFRDQVLPKLAASTGLLVVDEAHCISDWGHDFRPDYRRLRTMLADLAPGVPVLATTATANARVTEDVADQLGTGAADGRALVLRGPLDRESLSLAVLQLSDPAHRLAWLADHLDELPGSGIIYTLTVAAAEEVTEFLRGRGFPVASYSGRTEDAERRTAEADLLANRVKALVATSALGMGFDKPDLGFVVHLGSPGSPIAYYQQVGRAGRGVDRAEVLLLPGREDEAIWRYFASLGFPPEEQVRRTLEALAEAGRPLSTAALETRVDLRRARLETMLKVLDVDGAVRRVRGGWLATGEPWVYDGPRYAKVARARADEQQAMREYASGQRCRMEFLRLQLDDEEAAPCGRCDVCAGPRHEAGVSDEALAAARAALGRPGVSFEPRRLWPTGMDALGVALKGKIPADEQAQTGRALGRLSDIGWGGRLRAMLGEGAPDAAVPKDVLDALVTVLSDWARGPGGWAGAEPDTARPVGVVAMASATRPALISSLAEQIARIGRLPLLGRIEYLHGEPPAGARSNSAQRLKSLSGALLVPPPLAAALAELDGPVLLVDDLVDSGWTVTVATRLLRQHGAKGVLPLVLAVQA
- a CDS encoding ribonuclease HII — its product is MPYQPPTHSVERSLRRAGASVVVGLDEVGRGAWAGPVTVGAAVTGMRKAPEGLTDSKLLTPRRRELLAPVLADWVTASAIGQASAQECDELGMTAALRLAAVRALEALPVVPDAVILDGKHDYLGGPWRVRTVIKGDQSCVCVAAASVLAKVHRDGLMAELAPDYPEYGFAENAGYPSPVHKAALEEHGPTDLHRLSWAYLDALPRWSHLKRTREADGDEQLTLGF
- a CDS encoding carbohydrate ABC transporter permease — translated: MSSSPVSDAVPEPGSAASAGSAAPPAVPPVKAVRKSFSSPLASLFVIVLTVLWTIPTLGLLVTSLRPKQDVADSGWWTVLSHPQLTLDNYHSVLFEGGFGVSGGLMPYLVNSLAIAVPATVFPLLLAAMAAYALAWVKFKGSDTLFFVIFALQVVPLQMALIPLLQLFSRGAHLGSVTVIPALSLKDTYTPVWLAHTMFALPLAVFLLHNFISQLPRDLMEAAVVDGASHFRIFRSIVLPLCTPALASFAIFQFLWVWNDLLVALTFAGGTPQVAPMTVRLAQLSGSFGGHWELLTAGAFLSMIVPLGVFFGLQRYFVRGLLAGSVKG
- a CDS encoding carbohydrate ABC transporter permease translates to MLLTGPVPAGRAGAGATTALLASGWDDAVIKLGNSAGAIAGFLAVLLLVFFAAGRATGRFGRPLAVLVLLGPTVLLVLVGLVVPLLRTGYLSLRNDDSSRFVGLRNYSWAFGSDDIHQVLLTTLLWLVVVPVAATGLGLALALLVDRLRRQSLYKSLIFMPMAISLVGASIIWKFVYDSRDSGQAQIGLLSQLAIWLGWRHPPNWILAQPLNTFLLMVVMVWVQTGFAMVVLSAAIKAIPDEITEAARLDGASGFKLFWYVTVPMIRTTLVVVLTTVLLITLKAFDIVRTMTGGNFGTQVLANEMYSQSFTEFNVGRGSALAVLLFLAVLPLVGYNIVQLRKERGHR
- a CDS encoding ABC transporter substrate-binding protein, which gives rise to MSPSPSSRFRQQLIVAPAVLGLALVAACSNSSSSTGGGGGGSATLAGDCAEYQPYAGHSGTTVTMFASILSPESDSLQQSWAKFSSCTGIKISYEGSNDFESQLPVRVNGGQAPDLAIIPQPGLLAQMVKTGQVKKPDATTVANENKWSPVWKTYGSVDGVFYAAPMSANMKSLVWYSPSAFKKAGYQVPTTWADLMKLSDTIAKSGTNGSKPWCGGIGSGTATGWPATDWLEEVVLGGQGGDVYDQWVSHKIKFSDPQITGAMQTVANWMQNPAWVNGGFGDVKSIATTTFQDAGGPILTGKCWMLQQASFYEAQWPKGTKVGPDGDVYAFHLPAVNPAIPNPVEGGGEFVTAFSDRPEVRAVQDYLSTAAWADSRIKVPNATGWVSANQGVDKSLYTDPIDQLSAAELTDPTATFRFDASDMMPAAVGSGQEWKSLTAWFAEGQSIQQTARDIDSAWPQ